A part of Halictus rubicundus isolate RS-2024b chromosome 4, iyHalRubi1_principal, whole genome shotgun sequence genomic DNA contains:
- the LOC143353483 gene encoding uncharacterized protein LOC143353483, producing MAVTGLARVAYITLYLIVAIDSQYSDDSDYKDLEFYEEMPSVSYVGNFENDNVNIVQDDYYILNDFEDAVPRGRRCDVCPEMHGNVDLSFNIIDDAPKKARARDVQLDWYKPQRIYRYTKHRIPGYDYEEIDHILARNPQQCDERSIWAYCVCRFTCTEPDVVDCYSPCRSGCECREEYVFDEKTKKCMLPEECPKDEDYIDE from the exons ATGGCAGTGACTGGATTGGCAAGAGTTGCATATATCACTCTTTACCTCATAGTAGCGATAGATTCTC agtACTCGGATGACTCTGATTATAAAGACTTAGAATTTTACGAGGAGATGCCGTCGGTCAGTTACGTTGGGAATTTTGAGAACGACAATGTGAACATTGTTCAGGATGACTATTACATTTTGAATGATTTCGAGGATGCGGTCCCTCGTGGACGGAGATGTGACGTTTGCCCTGAAATGCACGGCAATGTCGATCTATCTTTCAACATCATCGACGATGCTCCCAAAAAAGCAAGAGCGCGTGACGTCCAATTAGACTGGTATAAACCGCAGAGAATATATCGATACACTAAGCACAGAATTCCAGGATACGATTACGAGGAAATCGACCACATACTCGCAAGAAATCCTCAACAGTGCGACGAGAGATCAATCTGGGCTTACTGCGTCTGTCGGTTCACATGCACCGAACCGGACGTGGTAGATTGTTATTCACCGTGCAGAAGCGGATGCGAGTGCAGAGAAGAATACGTATTCGACGAAAAAACAAAGAAATGCATGTTGCCAGAAGAATGTCCAAAAGATGAGGACTACATCGACGAATGA